The following are from one region of the Halorussus rarus genome:
- the cysS gene encoding cysteine--tRNA ligase yields the protein MTLHVTNTLTGEREPFEPQDPDSVLLYYCGLTVSDLAHLGHARSWVHVDAMHRWLEHLGYDVRHVENFTDVNEKIVARVGENDLGDSEGEVARHFVSEVIRDMRSLNLQRAEVYPRVSEHVPEIIDLVETLVEKGYAYESNGSVYFDVTEFDGYGKLSNQDVAEMEAQGEEDERAEKRHAADFALWKAGEAHPDDAPAGGETWDSPWGEGRPGWHIECSAMSMTHLGETLDLHVGGQDLVFPHHENEIAQSEAATGQQFVDYWLHVRLLETGGEKMSSSLQNYFTVRNAVEEFGTNAVRMFLLSTAYNNRQTYSEATLDEAVERWERLERGYEAAVDAADSEAARTKVEDGDLRNAVAETRESFADAMNDDFNTREAITALLELVSAVNRHVDAREEYDYRALRDAVETFEELGEGVLGFALAGSSGGNVELLDELVELVLDVRERERDAGNYERADELRDDLQSLGVEVQDTDDGAEFRLE from the coding sequence ATGACGCTCCACGTGACGAACACCCTCACCGGTGAGCGGGAACCGTTCGAGCCCCAGGACCCCGACTCCGTGCTCCTCTACTACTGCGGGCTGACGGTCTCGGACCTCGCCCACCTCGGGCACGCCCGGTCGTGGGTCCACGTCGACGCGATGCACCGGTGGCTCGAGCACCTCGGCTACGACGTGCGCCACGTCGAGAACTTCACCGACGTCAACGAGAAGATCGTCGCGCGCGTCGGCGAGAACGACCTCGGCGACTCCGAGGGCGAGGTCGCGCGCCACTTCGTCTCGGAGGTCATCCGGGACATGCGGTCGCTCAACCTCCAGCGCGCGGAGGTCTACCCCCGGGTCAGCGAGCACGTCCCGGAGATCATCGACCTCGTGGAGACCCTCGTCGAGAAAGGGTACGCCTACGAGTCGAACGGGTCGGTCTACTTCGACGTGACCGAGTTCGACGGGTACGGCAAGCTCTCGAACCAGGACGTCGCGGAGATGGAGGCCCAAGGTGAGGAGGACGAGCGCGCGGAGAAGCGCCACGCCGCGGACTTCGCGCTGTGGAAGGCCGGCGAAGCGCATCCGGACGACGCGCCCGCCGGCGGGGAGACGTGGGACTCGCCGTGGGGCGAGGGCCGGCCCGGGTGGCACATCGAGTGCTCGGCGATGAGCATGACCCACCTCGGCGAGACGCTGGACCTCCACGTCGGCGGGCAGGACCTCGTCTTCCCCCACCACGAGAACGAGATCGCCCAGAGCGAGGCCGCGACCGGCCAGCAGTTCGTCGACTACTGGCTCCACGTCCGGCTGCTTGAGACCGGCGGCGAGAAGATGTCCTCCAGCCTCCAGAACTACTTCACGGTCCGGAACGCGGTCGAGGAGTTCGGCACGAACGCCGTCCGGATGTTCCTGCTGTCGACCGCGTACAACAACCGCCAGACCTACAGCGAGGCGACCTTAGACGAGGCGGTCGAGCGCTGGGAGCGGCTCGAACGGGGGTACGAGGCCGCCGTCGACGCCGCCGACAGCGAGGCCGCCAGGACGAAGGTCGAGGACGGCGACCTCCGGAATGCGGTGGCCGAAACCCGGGAGTCGTTCGCCGACGCGATGAACGACGACTTCAACACCCGCGAGGCCATCACCGCGCTGCTGGAACTGGTCAGCGCGGTCAACAGGCACGTCGACGCACGCGAGGAGTACGACTACCGGGCGCTCCGCGACGCCGTCGAGACCTTCGAGGAACTCGGCGAGGGCGTCCTCGGATTCGCGCTGGCCGGCAGTAGCGGGGGCAACGTCGAACTGCTGGACGAACTGGTCGAACTCGTCCTCGACGTGCGCGAGCGGGAGCGAGACGCGGGCAACTACGAGCGCGCCGACGAACTCCGGGACGACCTCCAGTCGCTCGGCGTCGAGGTGCAGGACACCGACGACGGCGCCGAGTTCCGGCTGGAGTGA
- a CDS encoding DUF7523 family protein, translated as MSLAEDTRDTARRRPFLLAALRAGVVNYTAAARYLSGDVDGDIESIATALRRFAESLPDPDPESRTAAVSMKSGLGETEEPADALLAVGGTALAPDAGSLTGVVATGDVDARALAHVLWRLDAAGVDVRAAGVAGDGLAVAVERRDGPDAVRVVEDALDAVPAE; from the coding sequence ATGTCACTCGCCGAGGACACCCGCGACACGGCCCGGCGCCGGCCGTTCCTCCTGGCCGCGCTCCGGGCGGGCGTCGTCAACTACACCGCCGCCGCCCGGTACCTCTCCGGGGACGTCGACGGCGACATCGAGTCGATTGCGACCGCGCTCCGACGCTTCGCCGAGTCGCTTCCCGACCCGGACCCCGAATCGCGGACCGCTGCGGTCTCGATGAAGAGCGGCCTCGGCGAAACCGAGGAGCCGGCGGACGCGCTCCTCGCCGTCGGCGGTACCGCGCTGGCGCCCGACGCGGGGTCGCTGACTGGCGTGGTCGCCACCGGCGACGTGGACGCGCGTGCGCTGGCCCACGTCCTCTGGCGTCTGGACGCGGCCGGCGTCGACGTCCGGGCAGCGGGCGTCGCGGGCGACGGCCTGGCGGTCGCGGTCGAGCGCCGCGACGGGCCGGACGCGGTCCGGGTCGTGGAGGACGCGCTGGACGCGGTGCCGGCCGAGTGA
- a CDS encoding DUF7524 family protein, translating into MQDSLPVDLNEESLHDIRTPASFEATDSFPILLQNGDAPVHVHLHLDDALSSVASIPANNHFLDADSTRQIGVEVGDGPRPVEGQLKIVTGHGAETDYVTVKVVEPEEREDAVAVDESFAAPPRDESDDDDEGVEWPDLSLAENAPLAALGVFAVAVAAASATLSGSVAVLLGALVVLGSVAAAGYLLVR; encoded by the coding sequence GTGCAAGACAGTCTCCCCGTCGACCTCAACGAGGAAAGCCTGCACGACATCAGGACGCCCGCGTCCTTCGAGGCGACGGACTCGTTTCCCATTCTGCTGCAGAACGGCGACGCGCCGGTCCACGTCCACCTCCACCTCGACGACGCGCTCTCGTCGGTGGCGTCGATTCCGGCGAACAACCACTTCCTCGACGCCGACTCGACCAGGCAGATCGGCGTCGAGGTCGGGGACGGCCCGCGGCCGGTCGAAGGACAACTCAAGATCGTCACCGGCCACGGCGCGGAGACCGACTACGTCACGGTGAAGGTCGTCGAACCCGAGGAGCGCGAGGACGCGGTAGCCGTCGACGAGTCGTTCGCGGCCCCGCCCCGCGACGAGAGCGACGACGATGACGAGGGCGTCGAGTGGCCCGACCTCTCGCTGGCCGAGAACGCACCCCTGGCGGCGCTCGGGGTGTTCGCGGTCGCGGTCGCGGCGGCGTCGGCAACCCTCTCGGGCAGCGTGGCGGTGCTGCTGGGCGCGCTTGTGGTTCTCGGGAGCGTGGCGGCCGCGGGCTACCTGCTCGTCCGGTAG
- a CDS encoding methytransferase partner Trm112, producing MKQSLMDIICCPLDKQELELDATETDDEEVLSGTLTCTECGETYPIEDGIPNLLPPDMRDAEA from the coding sequence ATGAAGCAGTCGCTGATGGACATCATCTGCTGTCCGCTGGACAAGCAGGAGCTCGAACTCGACGCGACCGAGACCGACGACGAGGAGGTGCTGTCCGGGACGCTGACCTGCACCGAGTGCGGCGAGACCTACCCCATCGAGGACGGCATCCCGAACTTGCTGCCGCCGGACATGCGCGACGCGGAGGCGTAG
- a CDS encoding adenylosuccinate synthase gives MTVTIVGSQLGDEGKGGVVDLWGDAADVVARYQGGDNAGHTVVEGGTEYKLSLVPSGAVRGKVGVLGNGCVVNPATLFEEMDDLRDRGLDPDVRVARRAHVIFPYHRVLDGIEEEAKSDTDSEVGTTGRGIGPTYEDKAGRRGIRVGDLLDPDVLREKLEYVVPLKQRLAEEVFGVETGEEFDIASLYGEYRRYGERLAEEEMTVDAGEFLADRIADGQNVMFEGAQGTLIDIDHGNYPYVTSSNPTAGGAATGTGLSPGVVGGGEVVGIVKAYLTRVGSGPLPTELGGVVGDTPGYDEQGAGDNEELATYIREEGGEYGTVTGRPRRVGWLDVPMLRHAARANGFTGIAVNHIDVLAGLDEVKVGHSYDLDGEEVYTVPATTERWAACEPNYRTFDGWEDTDWGRVADEGYDAIPENARDYLEYVSEEVDADIYAVGVGPDREESVVVEDPFE, from the coding sequence ATGACCGTAACCATCGTCGGTTCGCAGCTCGGCGACGAGGGGAAAGGCGGCGTCGTCGACCTCTGGGGCGACGCCGCCGACGTGGTCGCCCGCTACCAGGGCGGGGACAACGCCGGCCACACCGTCGTCGAGGGCGGCACCGAGTACAAGCTCTCGCTGGTACCCAGCGGCGCCGTCCGCGGCAAGGTCGGCGTCCTCGGCAACGGCTGCGTCGTCAACCCCGCGACGCTGTTCGAGGAGATGGACGACCTGCGCGACCGCGGGCTCGACCCCGACGTGCGCGTCGCGCGCCGGGCGCACGTCATCTTCCCGTACCACCGGGTGCTCGACGGCATCGAGGAGGAGGCCAAGAGCGACACCGACTCCGAGGTGGGGACGACCGGCCGCGGCATCGGCCCCACTTACGAGGACAAGGCGGGCCGGCGCGGCATCCGCGTCGGCGACCTGCTCGACCCCGACGTGCTCCGCGAGAAGCTCGAGTACGTCGTGCCCCTGAAGCAGCGACTCGCCGAGGAGGTGTTCGGCGTCGAGACCGGCGAGGAGTTCGACATCGCCAGCCTCTACGGGGAGTACCGCCGCTACGGCGAGCGACTCGCCGAGGAGGAGATGACCGTCGACGCCGGCGAGTTCCTCGCCGACCGCATCGCCGACGGGCAGAACGTGATGTTCGAGGGCGCGCAGGGCACACTCATCGACATCGACCACGGCAACTACCCCTACGTCACGTCCTCGAACCCGACGGCGGGCGGGGCCGCGACGGGGACCGGCCTCAGTCCCGGCGTCGTCGGCGGCGGCGAGGTCGTCGGTATCGTGAAGGCGTACCTCACGCGCGTGGGAAGCGGCCCGCTGCCGACCGAACTCGGCGGCGTGGTCGGCGACACGCCCGGCTACGACGAGCAGGGTGCGGGCGACAACGAGGAGCTGGCGACTTACATCCGCGAGGAGGGCGGCGAGTACGGCACCGTCACCGGCCGCCCCCGGCGCGTGGGGTGGCTCGACGTACCGATGCTCCGCCACGCCGCGCGGGCGAACGGCTTCACCGGCATCGCGGTGAACCACATCGACGTGCTCGCGGGCCTCGACGAGGTGAAGGTGGGCCACAGCTACGACCTGGACGGGGAAGAGGTATACACCGTCCCCGCGACCACCGAGCGGTGGGCCGCCTGCGAACCCAACTACCGGACGTTCGACGGCTGGGAGGACACCGACTGGGGCCGCGTCGCCGATGAGGGGTACGACGCCATCCCCGAGAACGCCCGGGACTACCTCGAGTACGTCAGCGAGGAGGTCGACGCCGACATCTACGCGGTCGGCGTCGGGCCCGACCGCGAGGAGTCGGTCGTCGTCGAGGACCCCTTCGAGTAG
- a CDS encoding DUF7527 domain-containing protein, with protein sequence METRTVEQVESWQSRSFRDGFAGLRELSDGEFSGAVKTGGAWLFMLNGRIIGVYEGSLDDFEDAEGTAYAAPHPSLPLLFSMQERGGETQAKYYTNKTPLSEVDSTLTSGKFTGFIELSENVLSGDYYVAYYGGRSMSVAFVGASEQVVTGDEAFERADDEVGIYEVTDVDIEVTDVPEPDEPEDSSAGASASAGASASSDDAGGVSGGTGEATSGSAQSGGGGASTGAGGSGGTSGGGSPTPDSSGTDAASANEGTGGGQSTAGTGSAVSQSPAGGAAATDSAPEPTPERDAERDSEPTSPAESGPRAGRAPEKSGSARPESGEAETEAEVGAGRSDAGERSPRQNAQTADTQSVQSEAATADATARESDRADAGAGDDPASVQSEPSQDVSRPERSDEEDDQNAGSAFDEEEEWREATTIPSLDPDLSEGPDDEAEAESETGPSLGATAAAEPTSGSSADSGTGTAPSARGDDGDDAGATHRSAEQTVASNRRAGSGGSGSAGAGAASDGETSSGRDRSSGASGGAAGGDGDESGARVRELRSQLDQREQQVGQLKKRLSNVESERNEYKRERDALRQEVERLEAKLESAGSNGSGGAKRQLDRAQAFDGTNLFVRYQSKGKATLDEAAEGKVDAAEVNANLRLEHHTQFEADDVEVAGESFESFLTDSFEYRFVSWVVEELLYEVRDTGHRTALKDLYESIPKVDRVDLHGSVSAGTTDDDTRQESFDVIMRDRMGNPLLLADLNGSRDPTTGEMMGTLVDAADGVGHAHDELAGAFQVTESFFEPEALETAESATSGGFLSREKRQSFVKLSRKRGYHLCLVESRSGGFHLNVPEL encoded by the coding sequence ATGGAAACGCGCACGGTCGAGCAGGTCGAAAGTTGGCAATCCCGTTCGTTCCGGGACGGGTTCGCTGGCCTGCGCGAACTCTCCGACGGGGAGTTCTCGGGGGCAGTGAAGACCGGTGGCGCGTGGCTGTTCATGCTCAACGGGCGAATAATCGGGGTCTACGAGGGGAGCCTCGACGACTTCGAGGACGCCGAGGGCACCGCCTACGCCGCGCCACACCCGTCGCTGCCGCTCCTGTTCAGCATGCAGGAGCGCGGCGGCGAGACACAGGCAAAGTACTACACGAACAAGACGCCGCTGTCGGAGGTCGACTCCACGCTCACGAGCGGGAAGTTCACGGGGTTCATCGAACTCAGCGAGAACGTCCTGAGCGGTGACTACTACGTGGCGTACTACGGCGGGCGCTCGATGAGCGTCGCGTTCGTCGGCGCGAGCGAGCAGGTCGTGACCGGCGACGAGGCGTTCGAGCGCGCCGACGACGAGGTGGGCATCTACGAGGTCACTGACGTCGACATCGAAGTCACCGACGTCCCGGAACCCGACGAACCGGAGGACTCGTCAGCGGGGGCAAGCGCGAGCGCGGGAGCATCGGCGTCATCGGACGATGCGGGCGGCGTCTCCGGCGGAACGGGCGAGGCTACCAGCGGATCGGCGCAGTCGGGCGGCGGGGGCGCGTCGACCGGGGCCGGGGGTTCGGGCGGCACGTCCGGCGGCGGGTCGCCGACCCCCGACTCCTCGGGGACCGACGCCGCATCGGCGAACGAGGGGACCGGAGGCGGGCAGTCGACCGCCGGCACCGGATCGGCAGTGAGCCAGTCGCCGGCGGGCGGCGCGGCGGCGACCGACTCCGCCCCGGAGCCCACGCCGGAACGGGACGCCGAACGCGACTCCGAGCCCACCAGCCCCGCCGAGTCCGGCCCGAGGGCGGGTCGAGCACCCGAGAAATCGGGTTCCGCCCGTCCCGAGTCTGGCGAGGCCGAAACCGAGGCCGAGGTCGGCGCGGGACGGAGCGACGCCGGCGAGCGTTCGCCCCGACAGAACGCGCAGACCGCCGACACACAGTCGGTCCAGTCCGAAGCGGCGACCGCCGACGCGACTGCGCGCGAGAGCGACCGTGCGGACGCGGGCGCCGGTGACGACCCTGCCTCAGTGCAGTCCGAACCGAGCCAGGACGTTTCCCGGCCCGAACGGAGCGACGAGGAGGACGACCAGAACGCCGGGAGCGCGTTCGACGAGGAGGAGGAGTGGCGCGAAGCCACCACCATCCCGTCGCTGGACCCGGACCTCAGCGAGGGGCCGGACGACGAAGCGGAGGCGGAGTCCGAGACCGGGCCGTCGCTGGGCGCGACGGCAGCGGCCGAGCCGACGAGCGGGAGTTCCGCGGACTCGGGGACCGGCACCGCTCCGAGCGCGCGGGGCGACGACGGCGACGACGCCGGCGCGACCCACCGGTCCGCGGAGCAGACCGTTGCGTCGAATCGCCGGGCCGGCTCCGGCGGGTCCGGATCGGCCGGGGCGGGCGCGGCGTCCGATGGGGAGACGAGCTCCGGCCGCGACCGTTCCTCGGGCGCGTCGGGCGGGGCGGCCGGCGGGGACGGCGACGAGTCGGGCGCCCGCGTCCGGGAGCTCCGATCGCAGCTCGACCAGCGCGAGCAGCAGGTCGGCCAGCTGAAGAAGCGGCTGTCGAACGTCGAGTCCGAGCGCAACGAGTACAAGCGCGAGCGCGACGCCCTGCGCCAGGAGGTCGAGCGCCTCGAGGCCAAACTCGAGTCGGCCGGGTCGAACGGGTCGGGCGGCGCGAAGCGCCAGCTCGACCGGGCCCAGGCGTTCGACGGGACCAACCTGTTCGTCCGGTACCAGTCGAAGGGGAAGGCGACGCTCGACGAGGCGGCCGAGGGCAAGGTCGACGCCGCCGAGGTCAACGCCAACCTCCGGCTCGAACACCACACCCAGTTCGAGGCCGACGACGTCGAGGTCGCGGGCGAGTCGTTCGAGTCGTTCCTGACCGACTCGTTCGAGTACCGGTTCGTCTCGTGGGTCGTCGAGGAACTGCTCTACGAGGTCCGCGACACCGGTCACCGGACCGCGCTGAAGGACCTCTACGAGTCGATCCCGAAGGTCGACCGCGTCGACCTCCACGGGTCGGTGAGCGCGGGAACTACCGACGACGACACGCGACAGGAGTCGTTCGACGTCATCATGCGCGACCGGATGGGCAACCCGCTGCTGCTCGCGGACCTCAACGGGTCGCGCGACCCCACGACCGGCGAGATGATGGGGACGCTGGTCGACGCCGCCGACGGCGTCGGCCACGCCCACGACGAACTCGCCGGGGCGTTCCAGGTCACGGAGAGCTTCTTCGAACCCGAGGCGCTCGAAACCGCCGAGTCGGCGACTTCGGGCGGGTTCTTGAGCCGCGAGAAGAGACAGAGCTTCGTCAAGCTCTCCCGCAAGCGGGGGTACCACCTCTGTCTCGTGGAGTCACGCAGCGGCGGCTTCCATCTGAACGTGCCGGAGCTCTAG